In one Arthrobacter jinronghuae genomic region, the following are encoded:
- a CDS encoding urea transporter → MSSAGTASPTPSISSAGWLKGWGQGLSQIFFQSNIYTALLILAAFVVADWRMAVLVLIGCAGNTVGGRLLKADSSSVTSGLEGFCGALVGAATFSTIGGQWAAYPIALIGGLLCAPVTWLVVALFTKTPLRVFSLPSTTAPFCIVATGILLSTEALHVTSAPSATIDSESLAFARSLLTNVSEVVLINNVWSGALILLGLFVASWKVGLAGLLGSVVGSLCALAMGEALTETANGLAGYSGVLTTIALAVVFLRSSTLSWILAVIGTVVTAVVTVIMHDLSAPTYTWPYILTTWVFLVIAHYIPAAKRT, encoded by the coding sequence ATGAGCAGCGCCGGTACGGCATCACCGACCCCATCCATCTCCAGTGCGGGCTGGCTGAAGGGCTGGGGCCAGGGGCTGTCGCAGATCTTCTTCCAAAGCAATATTTACACGGCGCTGCTGATCCTGGCCGCCTTCGTTGTGGCCGACTGGCGCATGGCCGTGCTCGTGCTGATTGGCTGCGCGGGAAACACGGTGGGAGGGCGCCTGCTCAAGGCCGATTCGTCCTCGGTGACATCAGGCCTGGAAGGTTTTTGCGGCGCCCTTGTTGGGGCTGCGACGTTCTCAACCATTGGGGGTCAGTGGGCGGCGTATCCCATCGCGCTCATCGGCGGCTTACTCTGTGCCCCGGTGACGTGGCTGGTGGTTGCACTGTTCACCAAGACACCACTGAGGGTGTTCTCCCTGCCGTCCACGACGGCACCGTTCTGCATCGTCGCGACGGGCATACTGCTCAGCACGGAGGCACTGCACGTGACCTCGGCGCCGTCGGCCACCATCGATTCCGAATCGCTCGCCTTTGCACGCTCCCTGCTGACGAATGTCTCTGAAGTGGTACTGATCAACAACGTCTGGTCGGGGGCACTCATTCTGCTTGGCCTGTTCGTCGCGAGCTGGAAAGTAGGGCTGGCCGGGTTGCTCGGCAGTGTGGTGGGCAGCTTGTGCGCCCTGGCAATGGGAGAGGCCCTCACCGAGACGGCCAACGGCCTGGCCGGCTACTCCGGTGTACTCACCACGATTGCCCTCGCCGTGGTCTTCCTCCGCAGCAGCACGCTCTCGTGGATTCTGGCCGTGATCGGAACGGTGGTCACTGCGGTGGTGACAGTGATCATGCACGATCTTTCAGCTCCCACCTACACCTGGCCGTACATCCTCACCACATGGGTGTTCCTGGTGATTGCCCACTACATTCCCGCGGCCAAGCGCACCTGA
- a CDS encoding HoxN/HupN/NixA family nickel/cobalt transporter, whose translation MQEEAATQGRSYRAQVVRAFIPVVLLHIAGFGLFFFLVEPLHLQLGSSVFGVGIAVVAYVLGVRHAFDADHIAAIDNTTRKLVDLRRPAAGVGLFFSLGHSTIVFLMAALLALGVSWAVGLSDDGNAVRNGLGVFGTVVSGVFLLLIGLINTVAFIGILKVWRASRNGDLDELELERHLQGRGLISRLIRPMLRTIDRPGKMYAVGFLFGLGFDTASEIALLVLAGTGAATGLPWYAVLCLPLIFAAGMSLFDTLDSAVMVKAYGWASVNAVRKLYYNLTITGLSVMIAVMIGGIELVGLLNEKLGLRDPLTGWVAAIDLENVGYIVVATLILVWLTSTAYWRLGHVEERWALASGGAGTGGGTRAPGRPEVGQEPGKGAPPDDAPRTEHI comes from the coding sequence ATGCAAGAGGAAGCCGCGACGCAGGGGCGCTCCTACCGGGCACAGGTGGTGCGTGCCTTCATCCCGGTCGTGCTCCTGCACATTGCGGGCTTCGGACTGTTCTTCTTCCTGGTCGAGCCGCTGCATCTGCAGCTGGGTTCCTCCGTCTTCGGGGTGGGCATTGCAGTGGTGGCGTATGTGCTCGGCGTGCGGCATGCCTTCGACGCCGACCACATCGCTGCAATCGACAACACCACCCGCAAACTCGTGGACCTGCGCAGGCCGGCCGCCGGCGTCGGGCTGTTCTTCTCCCTCGGTCACTCCACCATCGTCTTCCTCATGGCGGCTCTGCTGGCGCTCGGTGTGAGCTGGGCAGTGGGGCTCAGCGACGACGGCAATGCCGTCCGCAATGGTCTCGGTGTCTTCGGCACGGTCGTCTCCGGAGTCTTCCTGCTGCTCATCGGACTCATCAATACCGTGGCGTTCATCGGAATCCTCAAGGTCTGGCGGGCCTCGCGCAATGGCGACCTCGACGAACTGGAGCTGGAGCGGCACCTGCAGGGCCGAGGCCTCATCAGCCGCCTCATCCGGCCGATGCTTCGGACGATCGACCGCCCGGGGAAGATGTATGCCGTTGGCTTTTTGTTCGGACTCGGCTTCGACACCGCCAGCGAGATTGCCCTGCTGGTGCTGGCCGGAACCGGGGCAGCGACGGGGCTTCCCTGGTATGCCGTCCTCTGCCTGCCCCTGATCTTTGCCGCAGGCATGAGCCTGTTCGACACGCTCGATTCAGCCGTCATGGTGAAAGCCTATGGATGGGCGAGCGTCAACGCGGTTCGCAAGCTGTACTACAACCTCACCATTACCGGGCTCTCAGTCATGATTGCCGTCATGATCGGCGGCATTGAGCTGGTCGGGTTGCTGAATGAGAAGCTCGGGCTGCGGGACCCGCTCACCGGGTGGGTAGCTGCCATCGACCTTGAGAACGTGGGCTACATCGTCGTGGCCACGCTGATACTGGTCTGGTTGACCTCTACCGCGTACTGGAGGTTGGGTCATGTGGAGGAGCGATGGGCGCTGGCGAGCGGCGGGGCCGGCACCGGAGGCGGTACGAGGGCACCGGGCCGGCCGGAGGTGGGGCAGGAGCCCGGGAAGGGCGCGCCGCCTGACGATGCCCCGCGAACGGAGCACATATGA
- the crcB gene encoding fluoride efflux transporter CrcB, giving the protein MTPGIFLLLALAGGFGAVVRFIVDGLIRDHLKTSFQWATTIINVSGSLVLGLLTGVVFVHLVPTDLSYIIGTGFLGGYTTFSTASYETVQLIKQGRHGASFISGVVMLVLSVAAAAIGLWVGAAL; this is encoded by the coding sequence ATGACCCCCGGGATTTTCCTGTTGCTGGCGCTGGCCGGCGGGTTCGGCGCCGTGGTGCGGTTCATCGTGGACGGGCTGATCCGAGACCACCTCAAGACGTCGTTCCAGTGGGCGACGACGATCATCAACGTCTCCGGCTCCCTCGTGCTCGGCCTGCTCACCGGCGTCGTTTTCGTGCACCTGGTGCCGACTGACCTGAGCTATATCATCGGCACCGGATTCCTCGGCGGCTACACCACCTTCAGCACGGCGAGCTACGAGACGGTGCAGCTGATCAAACAGGGCCGCCATGGCGCGTCGTTCATCAGCGGCGTGGTTATGCTCGTGCTCTCGGTGGCGGCCGCCGCGATCGGCCTATGGGTGGGGGCGGCGCTGTAA
- a CDS encoding fluoride efflux transporter FluC, protein MSTGIRPPHLRWAPIALVFLGGGAGAASREGLTLLIPNLGEVPVAIPIINVVGAFLLGYLYEAVTRMGSEPTGKNLKLLLGTGFCGGFTTYSSLATDTAVLFRDGLPGAALIYAFGTVLVGACATWAGIAVASGINARGPGRRDNGGQEAGS, encoded by the coding sequence ATGAGCACCGGCATCCGCCCGCCGCACCTGCGCTGGGCACCCATCGCCCTCGTCTTCCTCGGCGGCGGCGCCGGTGCGGCCAGCCGCGAGGGCCTCACACTCCTCATCCCGAACCTGGGTGAGGTGCCCGTGGCTATCCCGATCATCAACGTGGTCGGCGCCTTTCTGCTCGGCTACCTCTACGAGGCCGTCACCCGCATGGGCAGCGAGCCGACCGGCAAGAACCTCAAGCTGCTGCTCGGGACCGGTTTCTGCGGCGGCTTCACAACCTACAGCTCGCTGGCCACCGACACCGCCGTGCTCTTCCGCGACGGGCTGCCCGGGGCCGCACTGATCTATGCCTTTGGCACGGTGCTTGTTGGTGCCTGCGCCACCTGGGCAGGCATCGCCGTGGCGAGCGGCATCAATGCCCGAGGTCCGGGCCGGCGGGACAACGGCGGGCAGGAGGCTGGCTCATGA
- a CDS encoding urease accessory protein UreD, translating to MSPLPRPPVSGDAGRTAPGTGGYRLDPAFYEPGRVPAEVRRHTEEEWRNLPVGSPGKVGILQLGFACNRGRTELVQHYQKSPLQIMHPLYFNQLRPDMAYTYLMSSGGGILQGDRLRTDLGFGPGTSAHITTQTQTRVYRMDHDYASALMNITVEEGGYVEYLPEPVVPFAASRYYQQTSVVIDESATLLLGDTMYAGRLARGERHAYDVYASDLEVRRPDGRLVALDRVRLSPGAGADGAISGVGGLGVLANHDVLAMLYVFTPLVPAAQLADTLHRALTESGGDLIFGVSTLPGDAGVWMRLVGNDTVAVAAANTAAASAVHELLTGKRAPVIRKS from the coding sequence CGGCGTTTTATGAGCCAGGCCGGGTGCCTGCCGAAGTTCGGCGGCACACCGAGGAAGAGTGGAGGAACCTCCCCGTCGGCAGCCCGGGCAAAGTCGGCATTCTGCAGCTTGGGTTCGCCTGCAACCGGGGCCGTACCGAGCTGGTGCAGCACTACCAGAAGTCGCCGTTGCAGATCATGCATCCGCTCTATTTCAACCAGCTGCGCCCCGACATGGCTTACACCTACCTGATGTCCTCAGGCGGCGGCATTCTGCAGGGAGACCGGCTGCGCACCGATTTGGGCTTCGGCCCCGGCACTTCGGCGCACATCACCACTCAGACCCAGACCAGGGTCTACCGCATGGACCACGACTACGCCTCCGCGCTGATGAACATCACGGTAGAAGAAGGCGGGTATGTGGAGTACCTGCCCGAGCCAGTGGTGCCCTTCGCTGCTTCGCGCTATTACCAGCAGACATCGGTGGTGATCGACGAGTCGGCAACCTTGCTGCTCGGCGACACCATGTACGCGGGCAGGCTCGCCCGCGGGGAGCGGCACGCCTACGATGTGTACGCCTCCGACCTCGAGGTGCGGCGGCCGGACGGCAGGCTGGTTGCCCTCGACCGGGTTCGGCTCAGCCCAGGAGCGGGAGCCGACGGAGCAATCTCCGGCGTCGGCGGGCTGGGCGTGCTTGCCAACCACGATGTGCTCGCCATGCTCTACGTCTTCACGCCCCTTGTTCCGGCGGCCCAGCTCGCCGATACCCTGCACCGGGCGCTCACCGAGAGCGGCGGTGACCTGATCTTCGGGGTGAGCACATTACCCGGCGATGCCGGTGTGTGGATGCGCCTGGTGGGCAACGACACCGTAGCTGTGGCGGCCGCAAACACTGCCGCTGCATCAGCGGTGCATGAATTGCTGACTGGGAAGCGGGCACCCGTAATCCGAAAGAGCTAG